A genomic window from Cinclus cinclus chromosome 5, bCinCin1.1, whole genome shotgun sequence includes:
- the THAP9 gene encoding DNA transposase THAP9, with product MTRSCSALGCTARDTGRSRERGISFHQFPVDAAQRREWIRAVNRVDPRSRRAWRPGPGAILCSRHFAEGDFERYGLRRKLRRGAVPSRFLPSVRAGTGRAPRSPPGVRPCAVTSPFLPRQEPPGVGRRRSGTPGRALKQPLPSPPAGDHNYSLQGQRAAEPPPAPAAPPHQPAARRGGPAHRRRTVPGILRELAEKRQLSEEIVSLLQAQFSDLPRELHSWRQMADYSPEMRQFACLLQLYHIKAYDYLRKILPLPHPYSLTNWLSNNEAAAGFSSDIFLQLQEKVERGDQAYRYCAVLVQDVSLQKQQEWDPQTKRLTGFVDLGAGILDADEAPLASEAIILMAVGISSSWTAPLGYFLVNSTSGHFLAQLFRQAINKLNNIGVVVLAVTSGASARGAETARALGIRIDPKRIQCTFQHPPSSAHSIAYFFDICHALLLIRNALQCFQKVEWLGDTVWWQHVVELAALQEQRVLELCSPESGRAGGKGSLHLKVNLATPLFSEGVAEALEHLQKLGLASFQNCSGTVKFVRLMSSLCDVFHGRGPYGKEPLLAGNYTKISNLFDEAKSCFVNLRDSGGRYIIKSKRKLGFLSFLLNAESLKWLSSNYTCPEGTPSHHLHTHAFSLEPLEQFLRALQQACGSSGSPTCTMFQAAYHKLLASCSLAPGSPHISGNGNPQHVSLSQRRAQTLGSVRAQYHPAPRRTLAPEYPYSAGLLLPSCALSNALTDLSLYTQSLTCTAGRVAEQLALDLQCEACLASLFEADESRLRCKSVLYIKKLGGMSLPSASVHHITSISEQVLHQYGEVAGAHKKTKLWYLPLEQKIFQELLGESPLFPTLTDHLFEGELSINNHYTVLVKEIARCYLNIRTNPAKDLNLKYPCRRHRLKRLKGKHLFPSPLGSCQSS from the exons ATGACGCGGAGCTGCTCCGCGCTGGGCTGCACCGCGCGCGACACCGGGCGGAGCCGGGAGCGCGGCATCTCCTTCCACCA GTTCCCGGTGGACGCCGCGCAGCGCCGCGAGTGGATCCGCGCCGTGAACCGCGTGGACCCGCGGAGCCGCCGTGCGTggcggcccggccccggcgccaTCCTCTGCTCCCGACACTTCGCCGAAGGGGACTTCGAGCGCTACGGGCTGCGGCGGAAACTGCGGCGGGGGGCCGTGCCCTCCCGCTTCCTCCCCTCGGTGCGGGCGGGTACCGGGCgcgctccccgctccccgccgggGGTTCGGCCGTGCGCCGTGacctcccctttccttccccgCCAGGAGCCGCCGGGCGTCGGCCGCAGGAGGAGCGGGACCCCCGGCCGGGCGCTGAAGCAGCCGCTGCCCAGCCCCCCCGCCGGGGACCACAACtacagcctgcagggacagcggGCGGCCGAGCCGCCGCCAGCCCCGGCCGCCCCGCCGCACCAGCCGGCCGCCAGGAGAGGCGGCCCCGCGCACCGGCGCAGGACCGTGCCGGGCATCCTCAGGGAGCTGGCGGAGAAGCGGCAGCTTTCTGAGGAAATCGTGAGTTTGCTGCAGGCGCAGTTTTCAG ATTTGCCTCGGGAGTTGCACAGCTGGAGACAGATGGCAGACTACTCACCAGAAATGAGGCAATTTGCTTGTCTTCTCCAACTCTACCATATTAAGGCCTATGATTACCTACGGAAGATTCTTCCCCTCCCTCATCCTTACAGCCTGACAAa ctggctGTCTAATAACGAGGCTGCTGCAGGCTTCAGCAGTGACATTTTTCTCCAGCTTCAGGAAAAGGTGGAGAGAGGGGATCAGGCCTACCGCTACTGTGCCGTGCTGGTGCAGGACGTGtccctgcagaagcagcaggagtGGGACCCACAGACCAAGCGGCTGACGGGCTTTGTTGACTTGGGGGCGGGCATCCTTGATGCTGATGAAGCTCCGCTGGCATCGGAAGCAATAATCCTCATGGCAGTCGGCATCTCAAGCTCTTGGACAGCTCCCCTTGGCTATTTCTTGGTGAACAGCACATCTGGCCACTTCCTTGCTCAGCTCTTTCGTCAGGCCATCAATAAACTGAACAACATTGGAGTCGTGGTCCTGGCTGTGACATCTGGTGCCTCTGCTCGCGGTGCTGAGACTGCCAGAGCTTTGGGGATCAGGATAGATCCCAAAAGGATTCAGTGCACTTTCCAGCATCCACCCAGTTCTGCTCACAGCATCGCATATTTCTTTGACATTTGTCATGCCCTCTTGCTGATAAGGAATGCTCTGCAGTGCTTCCAGAAGGTAGAGTGGCTTGGTGACACTGTGTGGTGGCAGCATGTGGTGGAGCTGGCAGctttgcaggagcagagggtgTTGGAGCTGTGCAGTCCCGagtcaggcagggctggaggtaAAGGGAGTTTGCACCTGAAGGTCAACCTTGCTACCCCGCTGTTCAGTGAGGGTGTTGCTGAGGCACTAGAGCACCTCCAGAAGCTGGGCCTGGCCTCGTTTCAGAATTGCAGCGGGACTGTCAAGTTTGTGCGTCTGATGAGCTCTCTGTGCGATGTATTTCATGGCAGAGGTCCCTATGGAAAGGAGCCTTTGCTAGCTGGAAATTACACCAAAATAAGCAACCTCTTCGATGAGGCCAAGAGCTGCTTTGTCAACTTAAGAGACTCTGGGGGGAGATACATTATTAAGAGCAAACGCAAACTGGGATTTTTGAGCTTCTTGCTCAATGCTGAAAGCCTCAAGTGGCTTTCCTCCAACTACACATGTCCAGAAGGCACTCCTTCCCACCACCTCCACACACACGCCTTCAGCCTGGAGCCTCTGGAGCAGTTTCTCAGGGCCCTCCAGCAAgcctgtggcagcagtggcagcccCACCTGCACCATGTTCCAAGCTGCTTACCACAAACTGCTggccagctgcagcctggcaccTGGCTCACCACACATCAGTGGCAATGGCAACCCCCAGCATGTATCCCTGTCTCAGAGGAGAGCTCAGACTCTGGGCAGCGTTCGTGCTCAGTATCACCCAGCTCCTAGGAGGACTCTGGCCCCGGAGTACCCCTACAGTGCAGGCCTGCTTTTGCCCAGCTGTGCCTTGAGCAACGCGCTGACAGATCTGTCACTGTACACACAGAGCCtcacctgcactgctggcagggTGGCTGAGCAGTTGGCCTTGGACTTGCAATGTGAGGCTTGTCTTGCCTCTCTGTTTGAGGCAGATGAGAGCAGGCTAAGATGCAAGTCAGTGCTCTACATAAAAAAGTTGGGTGGCATGAGCCTGCCCTCAGCCAGTGTGCACCACATAACAAGCATTTCAGAACAAGTCCTACACCAATATGGTGAAGTAGCAGGTGCCCACAAAAAGACCAAGCTGTGGTATTTGCCTCTAGAACAGAAAATCTTCCAGGAGCTTCTGGGAGAAAGCCCCCTCTTTCCTACCCTCACAGACCATTTATTTGAGGGGGAGCTGAGCATCAACAACCACTACACAGTCTTAGTAAAGGAAATAGCACGATGTTACTTAAACATAAGAACAAACCCTGCCAAAGACCTAAATTTGAAATACCCTTGCAGAAGGCATAGATTGAAGAGACTGAAGGGAAAGCATTTGTTTCCATCACCACTAGGCAGCTGTCAGTCAAGCTAA
- the LIN54 gene encoding protein lin-54 homolog isoform X2: MEVVSAEVNSLLPEEIMDTGITLVEDDSIEAVIVSSPMGDSIPMETELEEIVNISSTSDSSATTTATVTTESVPAPSSHSGDAALTTTAPSPDVNAAVKPAFPGGLHKLGAQTPVTISANQIILNKATDIKIGSQSIKPDGQKLIVTTLGKSGQPIVLALPHSQLPQSQKAVTQAQGGDSKVQGQQIKVVIGGRSEVKPVVGVSALTQGNQLINTAAQPSVLQSQQVKTVQAVKSAVQTITVGGVGTSQFKTIIPLATAPNVQQIQVPGSKFHYVRLVTATTASSSTQSASQNPSTNTQPLQQAKPVVVNATPVRMSVPIVPAQTVKQVVPKPINSASQIVTTSQPQQRLIMPATPLPQIQPNLTNLPPGTVLAPAPGTGNVGYAVLPAQYVTQLQQSSYVSIASNTGFTGTSSVQSQARLPFNGIISSESANRPRKPCNCTKSLCLKLYCDCFANGEFCNNCNCTNCYNNLDHENDRQKAIKACLDRNPEAFKPKIGKGKEGESDRRHSKGCNCKRSGCLKNYCECYEAKIMCSSICKCIGCKNFEESPERKTLMHLADAAEVRVQQQTAAKTKLSSQISDLLTRPTPALSSGGGKLPFTFVTKEVADATCECLLAQAEQAEKTGKSKAAAERMILEEFGRCLMRVISSAGKSKCDPCAMNC, encoded by the exons ATGGAGGTGGTTTCAGCAGAAGTCAACAGCTTGCTCCCTGAGGAAATCATGGACACAGGCATAACTCTGGTGGAAGATGACAGCATCGAGGCAGTTATTGTGTCATCACCAATGGGAGACTCGATTCCCATGGAAACAGAACTGGAAGAAATAGTGAACATAAGCTCTACCAGCGACTCCTCAGCCACAACTACAGCCACAGTCACCACGGAATCGGTTCCTGCGCCCAGCAGCCACTCAGGAGATGCAGCACTGACCACCACAGCCCCAAGCCCTGATGTGAATGCAGCTGTAAAGCCTGCCTTTCCAGGTGGCCTCCATAAACTTGGTGCTCAGACCCCTGTCACTATCTCAGCTAATCAGATTATTCTGAACAAGGCCACTGATATTAAAATAGGCAGTCAGAGTATTAAACCAGATGGGCAGAAGCTGATTGTAACAACTTTGGGCAAGTCAGGCCAGCCTATTGTCTTAGCATTACCCCACAGCCAGCTCCCACAGTCACAGAAGGCCGTGACCCAAGCCCAGGGTGGAGACTCCAAGGTACAAGGCCAGCAGATCAAAGTTGTCATTGGAGGTCGGTCGGAAGTGAAACCTGTTGTGGGTGTCTCAGCTTTGACGCAGGGAAATCAGCTGATAAACACTGCGGCCCAGCCCTCTGTCTTGCAGTCCCAGCAAGTAAAAACAGTACAG GCTGTGAAATCAGCAGTGCAGACCATTACTGTAGGAGGAGTGGGTACATCTCAATTTAAGACAATTATTCCCCTGGCAACTGCACCCAATGTTCAGCAGATTCAGGTCCCTGGAAGCAAGTTCCATTATGTCAGACTCGTTACTGCCACAACAGCCAGTAGTTCAACCCAATCTGCCAGTCAAAATCCCAGTACGAATACTCAGCCTCTGCAACAGG CAAAGCCCGTGGTGGTGAATGCGACCCCAGTGCGTATGTCAGTTCCCATAGTACCAGCACAGACTGTGAAACAG gtgGTGCCCAAACCAATCAACTCAGCTTCTCAAATAGTCACTACTAGTCAGCCCCAACAAAGACTTATCATGCCAGCTACTCCACTGCCACAGATCCAGCCCAACCTCACCAACCTCCCCCCGGGCACTGTGCTGGcaccagcccctggcacaggaaaTGTTGGCTATGCAGTCCTTCCAGCTCAGTATGTCACACAG ctACAACAGTCATCCTATGTATCTATAGCGAGCAACACTGGCTTCACAGGGACATCCAGTGTCCAGTCCCAGGCACGACTGCCATTTAACGG aataatttcttctgaGTCTGCAAACCGCCCCAGGAAGCCTTGCAATTGTACTAAGTCTCTGTGTTTGAAATT GTATTGTGACTGTTTTGCAAACGGTGAATTCTGCAATAACTGCAACTGTACAAATTGTTATAACAACCTGGACCATGAAAACGATAGGCAAAAAGCAATAAAG GCCTGCCTCGACAGAAACCCTGAAGCCTTCAAGCCCAAAatagggaaaggaaaggagggagaatCAGATCGGAGGCACAGCAAGGGGTGTAACTGTAAACGCTCAGGATGTCTCAAAAACTACTGCGAGTGTTATGAG gcAAAAATCATGTGCTCTTCCATATGCAAATGCATTGGCTGTAAAAACTTTGAAGAAAGCCCAGAGCGAAAGACATTGATGCATTTAGCAGATGCTGCAGAGGTCAGGGTTCAGCAGCAGACTGCTGCAAAGACCAAGTTATCTTCCCAGATCTCAGACTTGCTGACAAGGCCAACACCAGCACTCAGCAGTGGTGGTGGGAA gCTTCCCTTTACATTTGTCACCAAGGAGGTGGCCGATGCAACCTGTGAATgcctcctggcacaggcagagcaAGCGGAGAAGACGGGCAAgtccaaagctgcagcagagcgCATGATCCTGGAGGAGTTTGGACGCTGCCTGATGAGGGTTatcagctctgcagggaagtCCAAATGTGACCCTTGTGCCATGAACTGCTGA
- the LIN54 gene encoding protein lin-54 homolog isoform X1 gives MEVVSAEVNSLLPEEIMDTGITLVEDDSIEAVIVSSPMGDSIPMETELEEIVNISSTSDSSATTTATVTTESVPAPSSHSGDAALTTTAPSPDVNAAVKPAFPGGLHKLGAQTPVTISANQIILNKATDIKIGSQSIKPDGQKLIVTTLGKSGQPIVLALPHSQLPQSQKAVTQAQGGDSKVQGQQIKVVIGGRSEVKPVVGVSALTQGNQLINTAAQPSVLQSQQVKTVQIAKKTRTPTSGPVITKLIFAKPINSKAVTGQTTQVSPVIAGRVFSQSAPGTPPKTITISESGVIGSSLSTTTQQTPNKIAISPLKSPNKAVKSAVQTITVGGVGTSQFKTIIPLATAPNVQQIQVPGSKFHYVRLVTATTASSSTQSASQNPSTNTQPLQQAKPVVVNATPVRMSVPIVPAQTVKQVVPKPINSASQIVTTSQPQQRLIMPATPLPQIQPNLTNLPPGTVLAPAPGTGNVGYAVLPAQYVTQLQQSSYVSIASNTGFTGTSSVQSQARLPFNGIISSESANRPRKPCNCTKSLCLKLYCDCFANGEFCNNCNCTNCYNNLDHENDRQKAIKACLDRNPEAFKPKIGKGKEGESDRRHSKGCNCKRSGCLKNYCECYEAKIMCSSICKCIGCKNFEESPERKTLMHLADAAEVRVQQQTAAKTKLSSQISDLLTRPTPALSSGGGKLPFTFVTKEVADATCECLLAQAEQAEKTGKSKAAAERMILEEFGRCLMRVISSAGKSKCDPCAMNC, from the exons ATGGAGGTGGTTTCAGCAGAAGTCAACAGCTTGCTCCCTGAGGAAATCATGGACACAGGCATAACTCTGGTGGAAGATGACAGCATCGAGGCAGTTATTGTGTCATCACCAATGGGAGACTCGATTCCCATGGAAACAGAACTGGAAGAAATAGTGAACATAAGCTCTACCAGCGACTCCTCAGCCACAACTACAGCCACAGTCACCACGGAATCGGTTCCTGCGCCCAGCAGCCACTCAGGAGATGCAGCACTGACCACCACAGCCCCAAGCCCTGATGTGAATGCAGCTGTAAAGCCTGCCTTTCCAGGTGGCCTCCATAAACTTGGTGCTCAGACCCCTGTCACTATCTCAGCTAATCAGATTATTCTGAACAAGGCCACTGATATTAAAATAGGCAGTCAGAGTATTAAACCAGATGGGCAGAAGCTGATTGTAACAACTTTGGGCAAGTCAGGCCAGCCTATTGTCTTAGCATTACCCCACAGCCAGCTCCCACAGTCACAGAAGGCCGTGACCCAAGCCCAGGGTGGAGACTCCAAGGTACAAGGCCAGCAGATCAAAGTTGTCATTGGAGGTCGGTCGGAAGTGAAACCTGTTGTGGGTGTCTCAGCTTTGACGCAGGGAAATCAGCTGATAAACACTGCGGCCCAGCCCTCTGTCTTGCAGTCCCAGCAAGTAAAAACAGTACAG ATTGCGAAGAAGACTCGAACCCCAACTTCTGGTCCGGTGATCACCAAGCTGATATTTGCAAAACCAATCAATAGCAAAGCTGTTACAGGGCAGACCACTCAAGTGTCACCAGTCATTGCAG GTAGGGTTTTTTCACAGTCTGCTCCAGGGACACCACCAAAGACAATAACGATCTCTGAGAGCGGAGTCATTGGATCATCTTTGAGTACAACAACACAACAGACACCGAATAAAATAGCTATCTCACCACTCAAATCCCCCAATAAG GCTGTGAAATCAGCAGTGCAGACCATTACTGTAGGAGGAGTGGGTACATCTCAATTTAAGACAATTATTCCCCTGGCAACTGCACCCAATGTTCAGCAGATTCAGGTCCCTGGAAGCAAGTTCCATTATGTCAGACTCGTTACTGCCACAACAGCCAGTAGTTCAACCCAATCTGCCAGTCAAAATCCCAGTACGAATACTCAGCCTCTGCAACAGG CAAAGCCCGTGGTGGTGAATGCGACCCCAGTGCGTATGTCAGTTCCCATAGTACCAGCACAGACTGTGAAACAG gtgGTGCCCAAACCAATCAACTCAGCTTCTCAAATAGTCACTACTAGTCAGCCCCAACAAAGACTTATCATGCCAGCTACTCCACTGCCACAGATCCAGCCCAACCTCACCAACCTCCCCCCGGGCACTGTGCTGGcaccagcccctggcacaggaaaTGTTGGCTATGCAGTCCTTCCAGCTCAGTATGTCACACAG ctACAACAGTCATCCTATGTATCTATAGCGAGCAACACTGGCTTCACAGGGACATCCAGTGTCCAGTCCCAGGCACGACTGCCATTTAACGG aataatttcttctgaGTCTGCAAACCGCCCCAGGAAGCCTTGCAATTGTACTAAGTCTCTGTGTTTGAAATT GTATTGTGACTGTTTTGCAAACGGTGAATTCTGCAATAACTGCAACTGTACAAATTGTTATAACAACCTGGACCATGAAAACGATAGGCAAAAAGCAATAAAG GCCTGCCTCGACAGAAACCCTGAAGCCTTCAAGCCCAAAatagggaaaggaaaggagggagaatCAGATCGGAGGCACAGCAAGGGGTGTAACTGTAAACGCTCAGGATGTCTCAAAAACTACTGCGAGTGTTATGAG gcAAAAATCATGTGCTCTTCCATATGCAAATGCATTGGCTGTAAAAACTTTGAAGAAAGCCCAGAGCGAAAGACATTGATGCATTTAGCAGATGCTGCAGAGGTCAGGGTTCAGCAGCAGACTGCTGCAAAGACCAAGTTATCTTCCCAGATCTCAGACTTGCTGACAAGGCCAACACCAGCACTCAGCAGTGGTGGTGGGAA gCTTCCCTTTACATTTGTCACCAAGGAGGTGGCCGATGCAACCTGTGAATgcctcctggcacaggcagagcaAGCGGAGAAGACGGGCAAgtccaaagctgcagcagagcgCATGATCCTGGAGGAGTTTGGACGCTGCCTGATGAGGGTTatcagctctgcagggaagtCCAAATGTGACCCTTGTGCCATGAACTGCTGA
- the LIN54 gene encoding protein lin-54 homolog isoform X3 translates to MEVVSAEIAKKTRTPTSGPVITKLIFAKPINSKAVTGQTTQVSPVIAGRVFSQSAPGTPPKTITISESGVIGSSLSTTTQQTPNKIAISPLKSPNKAVKSAVQTITVGGVGTSQFKTIIPLATAPNVQQIQVPGSKFHYVRLVTATTASSSTQSASQNPSTNTQPLQQAKPVVVNATPVRMSVPIVPAQTVKQVVPKPINSASQIVTTSQPQQRLIMPATPLPQIQPNLTNLPPGTVLAPAPGTGNVGYAVLPAQYVTQLQQSSYVSIASNTGFTGTSSVQSQARLPFNGIISSESANRPRKPCNCTKSLCLKLYCDCFANGEFCNNCNCTNCYNNLDHENDRQKAIKACLDRNPEAFKPKIGKGKEGESDRRHSKGCNCKRSGCLKNYCECYEAKIMCSSICKCIGCKNFEESPERKTLMHLADAAEVRVQQQTAAKTKLSSQISDLLTRPTPALSSGGGKLPFTFVTKEVADATCECLLAQAEQAEKTGKSKAAAERMILEEFGRCLMRVISSAGKSKCDPCAMNC, encoded by the exons ATGGAGGTGGTTTCAGCAGAA ATTGCGAAGAAGACTCGAACCCCAACTTCTGGTCCGGTGATCACCAAGCTGATATTTGCAAAACCAATCAATAGCAAAGCTGTTACAGGGCAGACCACTCAAGTGTCACCAGTCATTGCAG GTAGGGTTTTTTCACAGTCTGCTCCAGGGACACCACCAAAGACAATAACGATCTCTGAGAGCGGAGTCATTGGATCATCTTTGAGTACAACAACACAACAGACACCGAATAAAATAGCTATCTCACCACTCAAATCCCCCAATAAG GCTGTGAAATCAGCAGTGCAGACCATTACTGTAGGAGGAGTGGGTACATCTCAATTTAAGACAATTATTCCCCTGGCAACTGCACCCAATGTTCAGCAGATTCAGGTCCCTGGAAGCAAGTTCCATTATGTCAGACTCGTTACTGCCACAACAGCCAGTAGTTCAACCCAATCTGCCAGTCAAAATCCCAGTACGAATACTCAGCCTCTGCAACAGG CAAAGCCCGTGGTGGTGAATGCGACCCCAGTGCGTATGTCAGTTCCCATAGTACCAGCACAGACTGTGAAACAG gtgGTGCCCAAACCAATCAACTCAGCTTCTCAAATAGTCACTACTAGTCAGCCCCAACAAAGACTTATCATGCCAGCTACTCCACTGCCACAGATCCAGCCCAACCTCACCAACCTCCCCCCGGGCACTGTGCTGGcaccagcccctggcacaggaaaTGTTGGCTATGCAGTCCTTCCAGCTCAGTATGTCACACAG ctACAACAGTCATCCTATGTATCTATAGCGAGCAACACTGGCTTCACAGGGACATCCAGTGTCCAGTCCCAGGCACGACTGCCATTTAACGG aataatttcttctgaGTCTGCAAACCGCCCCAGGAAGCCTTGCAATTGTACTAAGTCTCTGTGTTTGAAATT GTATTGTGACTGTTTTGCAAACGGTGAATTCTGCAATAACTGCAACTGTACAAATTGTTATAACAACCTGGACCATGAAAACGATAGGCAAAAAGCAATAAAG GCCTGCCTCGACAGAAACCCTGAAGCCTTCAAGCCCAAAatagggaaaggaaaggagggagaatCAGATCGGAGGCACAGCAAGGGGTGTAACTGTAAACGCTCAGGATGTCTCAAAAACTACTGCGAGTGTTATGAG gcAAAAATCATGTGCTCTTCCATATGCAAATGCATTGGCTGTAAAAACTTTGAAGAAAGCCCAGAGCGAAAGACATTGATGCATTTAGCAGATGCTGCAGAGGTCAGGGTTCAGCAGCAGACTGCTGCAAAGACCAAGTTATCTTCCCAGATCTCAGACTTGCTGACAAGGCCAACACCAGCACTCAGCAGTGGTGGTGGGAA gCTTCCCTTTACATTTGTCACCAAGGAGGTGGCCGATGCAACCTGTGAATgcctcctggcacaggcagagcaAGCGGAGAAGACGGGCAAgtccaaagctgcagcagagcgCATGATCCTGGAGGAGTTTGGACGCTGCCTGATGAGGGTTatcagctctgcagggaagtCCAAATGTGACCCTTGTGCCATGAACTGCTGA